In one window of Branchiostoma lanceolatum isolate klBraLanc5 chromosome 15, klBraLanc5.hap2, whole genome shotgun sequence DNA:
- the LOC136421183 gene encoding uncharacterized protein, with protein MRRSSMGIRLQTPKLREGAAPVLHSWVKQTPERPAPKERCCPPPKKRAHAHNKIDEPELHISMDTTASSSSPDVDYNMDATISQPDLDGSATLSPSAAVSPSPTGSPSSTPTKVSVATQTSRISVTTSTQTSRTAVTITTQTTTDFAECDHEYTFVRDNSQTLESYKDYVFMIETKLQVVEEKCKQLEKSVNDLTAQVKELQAHKFSPNTYKDDNDAIRFYTGLPSFTTFMALYTYLAPKAMHLQYRRSSSTVQDSKPYQRPGRRKPGPKRKCTLLDEFFLVLVRLKVGLFHKDLAVRFGLSESSVSRIVATWINFLYVEIPALFPFPSQTAIRAAMPVQFSKYPTTRIIIDCTEIFIEAPSAMLAQSQTWSSYKHHNTWKSLVGITPNGLITFVSKLWTGRVSDKAITKDSGLLDKLEAGDNVMADRGFEIADILPQGVTLNIPPFKGSRDALSPSEVQETMDIASVRIHVERAIGRIKNFHILDGVMPITLFPHADQVFTVCAYLTNFSPPLVKND; from the exons ATGAGGCGCTCAAGTATGGGCATTCGGCTGCAGACCCCAAAGCTCAGGGAAG GTGCAGCACCTGTCCTTCATTCATGGGTAAAGCAGACACCAGAAAGACCAGCTCCAAAGGAGAGATGTTGTCCTCCCCCCAAGAAAAGGGCACATGCACATAATAAG ATTGATGAACCTGAGCTTCACATCTCCATGGACACCACAGCCAGCAGTTCTAGTCCTGATGTGGACTACAACATGGATGCGACCATATCACAACCTGACCTGGATGGCTCTGCGACATTATCTCCATCTGCAGCAGTATCCCCATCACCGACAGGATCCCCATCTTCCACCCCCACTAAAGTCAGTGTTGCAACACAGACATCCAGGATATCAGTGacaacatccacacaaacatcTAGGACGGCAGTAACTATAACCACTCAGACCACAACTGACTTTGCTGAATGTGACCATGAATACACATTTGTTAGAGACAACTCCCAGACTCTTGAGTCCTATAAGGACTATGTATTTATGATAGAGACCAAGCTTCAGGTTGTTGAAGAGAAGTGTAAACAGCTTGAAAAATCTGTGAATGACTTAACAGCTCAAGTGAAAGAATTGCAGGCACACAAGTTCTCTCCTAATACCTATAAGGATGATAACGACGCAATAAGGTTCTATACTGGTTTGCCAAGTTTCACCACATTTATGGCTTTGTATACATACCTAGCACCCAAAGCAATGCACCTGCAGTACCGGAGAAGTTCTAGCACAGTACAAGATTCTAAGCCATACCAAAGGCCAGGAAGACGCAAACCAGGGCCTAAAAGGAAGTGCACGTTGTTGGATGagttttttttggttttagttCGGTTAAAAGTGGGGCTTTTCCACAAAGACTTGGCTGTCAGATTTGGATTGTCAGAAAGTTCAGTTTCTCGTATAGTTGCCACTTGGATCAACTTTCTGTATGTCGAGATTCCTGCTTTGTTTCCCTTTCCATCACAAACAGCTATAAGGGCAGCCATGCCAGTACAATTCTCCAAATATCCAACGACCAGAATAATCATAGACTGCACTGAAATTTTCATTGAAGCCCCATCTGCCATGCTGGCTCAGTCCCAAACATGGAGCAGCTATAAACACCACAATACATGGAAATCACTTGTGGGGATTACCCCAAATGGCCTCATCACTTTTGTTTCCAAGTTGTGGACAGGCAGGGTATCAGATAAAGCTATCACCAAGGATTCTGGCCTTTTAGATAAGTTAGAAGCAGGTGACAATGTCATGGCGGATCGAGGGTTTGAAATAGCAGACATCCTACCACAGGGCGTTACACTAAACATCCCACCGTTTAAGGGTAGTAGAGATGCATTGTCCCCGTCTGAAGTGCAGGAGACAATGGACATTGCATCTGTACGCATCCATGTGGAAAGAGCTATTGGAAGGATCAAGAACTTCCATATTTTAGATGGTGTAATGCCTATCACATTGTTTCCACATGCAGATCAGGTGTTCACTGTATGTGCCTACCTGACAAACTTTTCACCACCACTTGTAAAGAACGACTGA